The sequence below is a genomic window from Zygosaccharomyces rouxii strain CBS732 chromosome D complete sequence.
ACTGCTCTGATCTGATCTGATCTGACTCATCTTTTCGAAACATGTGTCAATACCTCCAGACTATGGCACCTTTATACCATCTCATTGTACATGCTGCATCATTGGGTGTCTTGCATCCTTCTCGACCCTTATCACTCCAGTATCACGCCATCGCAATAATGATAAGATTAAGACATTGACATAAAGATCTCGTATCGAGTCTTCCCGCTTTCCCGCTTTCCCAATAGAGAGTGACACTTCTTGCAGCAGAGAACATCTTGGTTGCATGTCAAggaattttctttcctcGGACTCATCGAGAAATTCTAGCAACCCAAACAAAAGAAAGTCACTACGTCCCCTTTCTCCTGTTTATGGAAAATGGCAGCCTTTTGATGTTAATGTGATGTCTTTCATTGGTGGCCCCCTCCTGTTTATGCCGCAATTCGTAACGTCGTTGCCTCACCACTGGATGTGCTTATCCTTGTATTCAACGGCAAAGAAAATTATAATAGATGAGAAAACGAGACCTGACGTAAATCCAGCTGATAAGACGTagttgtatttttttttccacaGTAGAACTTTATACCGTCTCCAGTATCCCTGCGAGTAGAAATTAGCGATAGCTCCAGGAATCATGGCGGCGAGCAGTTTTGCTTGATACCAAGAAACACCACTGGATTTACCCAAGTAGGTCAGTTTCGTAGCAAGGATTTTTTTCCATGCTCCAATGAACATTTCAACTAGGGCACCGATTAATCAACACCATTTCATTATGGGGTAaacacttttcaaagatacGTTTGGGACCAATTGTACCCCAAATGACACTTGCATTGTAGCATGTGATTGCGTCAGGGCAAGTAAATCTAGCAGATTGATTTGGTTGGCAGTAATCCTCGAGGTTTTGAATAGACCGATTTAAGACACCGAGTCTTACAAAGATCTGAATAAGAACCATAGCGAGTTGACTTCTAAATGAGGCTATTGTTGGAATCTTTGTGTAGTGACCTAATTTTAGATTACTCACGTAGGAATCAACTTGACCTTCGATGTTGTAACTCGATGTTTTAACAACCATCGTTGCCTGGAGATTTCTGCATAGTAACCTTCGATGGTGATAATTGACACCACAATTGACAATGATAAGACTAAATAATACTACCAATGAGCTATTTTTTTGTAAGCACGCATCATTCTTTAATGGACATCCTCATATCCATCTAAAGCGTGGGATTCTGTTTTGAGCATCTTTTCCAAGTggaaatattgaaaagtgATACTACGGAGTAGAAAATGTCCTTGGCGCTAACCCAAGGAATAGTAGATTCTGAAAAAAGATCAGAATAGGCAATCAAAAATGGGTATGTGAGGATTTCGGTTACATAGATAAGGATATTACCAGCGCTGCAGTAAGGTGCtgaataaaattgatattttttccaatCCAATTTATGAGTACCATCAACGATGTTGGTTACCTTAGTGCCCTTATTGGTGAAAACATCGGTAAATATTTAGAATGAAAATTGTTTGACCAAAAATAATCACACAAGCTGCAAATACACCACCAGCTAATTGTTGAGCATAACTGAGGAAGGGGTTGTCAGACAGATATAGTAGTTAATCAGATTCCAAGCAAAAGTTCTGATTGGGTTAATTCCAAGAGCACTGACAGAACCGGTGGTCATAGCTAAAATGAAACTGTTTTGCTCAATCTACTTGAATGTCGGTAGGGCTTGGAAAAGGTATGAAGAAAACCATTGGTACAAAAAGATAAAAGTGGCAACCCCATAAACTAAACACCAACCgacatgaaaaattgataacCTAACTCTGTGTTTTCACGGTAGTGATATTTATTTGTTAAGATCTTGTCATGCATCATGAAAAGCGCCCGTACCAATTGCGAATAATAACGTTGCAAGCATCTGTTCCTTTCGATTCCAAGGTTGTGAAACGTGGAATGACCAATAGGGCATAAATTTGGCCCATATCCATGGGGAATACGAACATTTGCACAACATTAGTCTTTAACTGAATGAACCAAACGGTGGAAGAAAATTTCGTTGAATCCAGATCTGATAATAGTCCATATGATCGCAATAAAAGAGCATCTAAAGGTCTCTACAAGCACAGATGAATCGTCTCTAGGACCCACGGTAGCACGGACTTCTTGGTAAGGATAATGGAACTCCAAAAATCCTGCAAGTGCCTTCATAGCAGATAGATCCTCAGAAGTAAGCGCCTCGGGATCTACAGACGATAGCTTTCAAATTCCGAGGACCAATTTCTAGATACCTGAAGCCAGATAGTCTAACCCTGGCGGAACATCTTCAAGATTCCTATTGTAGTTTAACTTATCGAGCAGAAACGCAAGCAGCTCTTCCTAAAAATTCTCCAAACAACTGACTTCACTTTCGTCGTAGGTTTTGGAATCAACCTTGTAATCCCGCTTATCCTCTTCCATAGTAAAGACAATCTAGCTGCCGACACAGATTTCGCGTTGCGATACTGGAACTCAGATCTACCTGCTGCAGGGGCATTGTGTTACGTATAAATCTTGGACCCTGAATCTGCAAGCATGCATTGacattttgatcaatggtTCCATTATAGAACGCTCCAtctcttcctttttctcTATCGCATAACCGTTTCTATAGCTGCGGCTTCGTCCATCATTTTTATCGGACTTGGTGATGCGATCAGAGTAGAAGAGGGAAATACGTAAATCCTTCACGACTCAAACgtaaagaattgcatcAAAACAATCATCATCGGAGAAAACGGTGTTGTATTTTATCGTATTTACTGCCTTAGTaattaaaaaataaaaacataAGGGTCCAAACCTCATCACGAAGCTTATTCTGGTGGTGTTCAAAGTTTTCCATTGAACCTTCATCGTCTTTAATAGCTAAACAATTGCTGCTATGTCCTCAGATTTACTTCTGTATACAGATAGACAAGAAGTGGGTATAGGTGACGTCTATAGGTACCGTTTTACAGTTGATGTAAGCCAGTTACCGCCTGGAACGCAGGAATTGTACCTTAGGATTAAGAATGTAGAAAGTCCACTACTGAGACCCTTTTATATGTCAGGACCGTATTCGTTTTACGTGGACGTTAGGCCTTGTAAGTATGATGAGGATAAAGAATGGGAGGAAACAATGCAATACTGTTGCGATTTGAGACCTGATGAATATTTTCATGCCAAGTTTTTGATTAATGAGAATTCCTTGTTGGAAGGCTCTAGACATTCATGGACAGTGGATATCCTCTCTCAGATTTGTGTCACAGCGGGTCCCAGGGTTAAATACAAGCTAAAATTGGGTACTACGAGGAAATCTACGAAACAGCGTGAGCCCAAGACATTGGAATCCTGTATCGATGTGCAGACATGGGATACTTTGCAATTGTGGGATATTCCACCGAAAGATTCCGAGAAACCAGTGCATCTGGTTATAATGACACATGGGATTTTCTCGAATGTTGGTTGTGATATGTTATACATgaaggaaagaattgagaagGCGGCTTTAaattctgatgatgatgcatGTAATATAGTGGTTCGTGGATGTATGGATAATATGGGGAAGTCTTCCCATGGTATTAGGTTTTTAGGCGTTAGACTTGGGAAATATGTGTTAAGGATTTATGATGAATTGAGTGAAAAATATAATGtggataaaatttcttttgtgGGCCATTCACTTGGTGGGCCTACGCAGACTATGGCAATTCACTACATTGTGTTAGAAAGACCagatttttttgaaaatgtaCAACCGGTCAACTTTATTGCCCTTGCAAGTCCATTTTTAGGTGTTGCAAATGATATGCCATTATTTGTTTCCCTTGGGCTTACAATTGGTACTTTTGGTCTTACTGGTAGAGATCTTACTTTAAAGCATACGCCATTGACTTCAACGGAGGGTTTTGCTACGATGGATTCTGATGGTAAAAAACGATCTTTACGTAGGCCAATTATGGA
It includes:
- a CDS encoding putative hydrolase (similar to uniprot|Q04093 Saccharomyces cerevisiae YDR444W Hypothetical ORF); translation: MSSDLLLYTDRQEVGIGDVYRYRFTVDVSQLPPGTQELYLRIKNVESPLLRPFYMSGPYSFYVDVRPCKYDEDKEWEETMQYCCDLRPDEYFHAKFLINENSLLEGSRHSWTVDILSQICVTAGPRVKYKLKLGTTRKSTKQREPKTLESCIDVQTWDTLQLWDIPPKDSEKPVHLVIMTHGIFSNVGCDMLYMKERIEKAALNSDDDACNIVVRGCMDNMGKSSHGIRFLGVRLGKYVLRIYDELSEKYNVDKISFVGHSLGGPTQTMAIHYIVLERPDFFENVQPVNFIALASPFLGVANDMPLFVSLGLTIGTFGLTGRDLTLKHTPLTSTEGFATMDSDGKKRSLRRPIMELLPLSPAQEILQKFQNRTLYASVLHDGIVPLRTAALLYLDWRSLAKVGQLRHEQQKSNRDDKENDDTPVDTPGASPPTEPSSNTTFMSNSNGVTGIIPEAPLDKTATAQFFMPHKMVKYRKYARAQVTDSKNPDGSSESDDQEFTSPSKINQEEAKFNPPREASTILAALSVITSPLPTQEYIKYPNTRTDSIVHDRLYHPSELPPPHYESRPFYKKIIYPNESNNKLQEEIAISWQKSMTWRKVLVDLKPDAHNNIVVRRRFVNLFGNVAVRHMAETHFGGK